The sequence below is a genomic window from bacterium.
TCTTAAATTTACTAAAAAAGAGGTGATGTTATCTATTGGTTTAATCCTTATGTGTATCATATATTGCATATTTGTGGTTGGTGATCCTCTTTTGTTACCTTTTGTTCCAAAATCAAATTTAATAGATAATCCCATTAAATTAAAAATGTTAGTGGCAAAAGAGTTTTTTATAATCCTTTTTTATTTAATACTCTTTGTTATTGCAGTATGTATAATAAAGATTATTAAGAGAGATTATAATTTATTAAAGGCTATTACATTAGGAACTATTTTATTATTAATCTCTGCAAATATAAGTCTTGATTTGATACAGAAAAAGGCAATTTATTCTACTGGATACTGTTATGGTGAAAGAGGGTTTAAAGAGGTAACTTCATATCTTAAAAAATCTACTAAGCCAAATGAATTAGTCCTTACTCAATATGACATTGCCTATGCAAGTAATATATATTTATTTATTGAAATTGGGAAGCTACCTTTTTGGACAGGGGGAAATAATAAGAGTTTTGAGGAAACAATAAGTAACTCTCAAATCAAATGGATAATAGTTAGAAAAAGTTTCTACGACCAGATAACTTATGACCCATTACCTATATTAAAAACAAAATTTAAATTAGTAAAGAGTTTTGGGAATTTTGATATTTATAGAAAAATATAACTCATATTCCATAGGAAATCCAATGTTCAAAAAAATATTGTTGTCTGTTTTTATCTTAGTTTTATACCTTCCACCGATAATTTTATATCAAATTTATGTAACCGTTCACCGCAGAGACACAGAGACGCAGAGAAAAAATTAAAAACTATTTACCATACGCAGAATTCCATTCCTGATTTTCATCAGAGCAAGCTTTTGAGGCCCGACATCTCATGATTGATTAATAAGTTGGTTTTGATGTCCTATGTATGACAATGATTACCTCAATAATCTTTTCTGTTATCTGATTTATTTCTCTGTTCCTCTGCGTCTCTGCGGTAAAGGATTACCTGAATGGTTACTCTATTTGATGCGCCTGTAGCTCAGTATGGACAGAGCAGCGGTTTCCTAAACCGCGTGTCGGAGGTTCGAGTCCTCTCAGGCGCACTTAAATATTGTAAGCGTTCAGGTGGTAATTTACCGCAGAGAGGTATTTTTCTCTGCGTCTCTGTGGTGAACAGTTACCGAATTTTCAGTGTTTCATCTGTGTGCATCCGTGGCTGAATAGTTACAAAGGAAGATTTTGATGAAAGAAATTAATTTGCCTTTGAATAAAGAGATAGTTAACTCGCTAAAAGTAGGTGATGAGATATTACTTAATGGCTGGTTCTACACCGCCAGGGATAAGGCACATCAAAGATTGGTTAAGAGCCTGGAGAAAAAAGAAAAATTGCCAATTGATTTAAAAGATATAACTATTTATTACACAGGTCCTACAGCCGCAAAATCAGGAGAAATTATAGGTTCAGCCGGTCCGACGACCAGCTCTCGTATGGATGTATTCACACCAATACTTTTGAAAAATGGCGTGATTGGAACAATTGGCAAAGGGAAAAGGTCAAAAGAGGTTATTTCAGCAATGAAAGAATATGGTTGTATTTACTTTATTACGATTGGAGGAGCTGGAGCATGGCTATCACAAAAAATTACACAAGCAAAAGTAATTGCTTACCCTGATTTGGGAACAGAGGCAATATTTCAATTTAAGGTAAAGGATTTTCCGGTTATTGTTGCTATTGATTCACGAGGTAATTATATTTATCAGAACGGTTCACTGACTGAAAATTCAGCATATCTATCTCCACTACAAAAAGATAAATCAGAGATTGGAGACATAAGCCGGATAATAACAGTTTTTTTTAACCAAAAGAAAGAACTTGCTTTGGCAAATAAACAACTTCAAGAAGCAAATCAGGCAAAGTCGCAATTCCTCGCCAATATGAGCCATGAACTCAGGACTCCTCTCAATTCCATTATCGGCTTCAGCGAGGTTTTATTAGAGGAGACCTTTGGTAGCCTCCAGGAAAAACAAAAAAAATATCTCTCTAATATCCTTACCAGTGGCAAACACCTGCTCATACTTATCAATGATATTTTAGACCTTTCCAGGGTAGAGGCAGGTAAGATAGAACTTAAGATTGAGGAGATTCTACCCAAAGAGATATTCAATGAGTGCCAGACATTAATTAAGAATATGGCATCAAAGAAGGGTATCTCGCTTGACTTTAAGGTTGAAGGCATCTCAACCATAAAAGCAGACCCGGCCAGGTTTAAGCAGATAATGTATAATCTTCTCTCCAATGCGATTAAGTTCACACCGGAAAGAGGAAGGGTAGATGTCCTCGCAAAACCAGTAGATGAAATGGTGCAAATTTCTGTTCAGGATACAGGAATTGGAATTGCCAGGGAAGATCAAGAAAAGATCTTTGAGGAATTTAAGCAAATAGATAGCAGTTATGCCAAGCAATATGCAGGGACAGGACTTGGTCTGCCCTTAACCAGAAAATTGGTAGAACTGCATGGAGGGAAAATCTGGTTAGAAAGCGAGCATGGCAAGGGAAGCACCTTTACTTTCACCCTACCCGAGAGGGTAGAGAGCAAACAGCAGGAAGCAGAATACAAAGTGCAGAAATTAGAAGACAAACCTACTATATTAGTCGTGGAAGATGAATCACAATCCAGGGAACTCTTGTCCATCTATCTTGAAAAGGCAGGGTATCAGGTAGTTTATGCCGTAGATGGCGAAGAAGCTATCCGGAAGGCTAAAGAGATTAAGCCCTCGGCTATTACCTTAGATGTTATCCTTCCCGGGAAAAGTGGTTTTGAAGTGGTGAAAGAATTAAAAAGCCTTCCTGAAACTAAAGAAATTCCTATAATCATTATCTCTATGATAGATAATAAAGAATTAGGATTTAGCCTTGGAGTATCTGATTATTTATTAAAACCTGTAGATAAGAACGAATTACTCTTAAAATTGGAAAAACATAGCGTTATGAAAAAATGAAAGAGAAATATATTGCTTTCTCGCTATAAAAATTTCTTGCAATAATTTTCTGCGTATGCTATACTGTGAATAGTTACAAAATGAAGCCTCTCGGATGGGAGTTAGAAATTAGGAAAATGGAAATTAAGAAAATAACACATAGCCCCAATTTTCTAAATAGGGCTTCACGAAATTAAAAGCAAATAACTGGTAACTAATTACCAGTTACCATTTACCAAAAATATGGAGGTAAAAAATGGCAAAAGAAAAGATACTGGTTGTTGATGATGAACCATTGAATAGAGAATTGGCTAAAGACCTGCTTGAGGTGGCAGGTTATGTCGTTTTTGAGGCCGGTGATGCTTATGAGGCAATAGAGCTGGCAAACAAGGAGAGGTTTAACCTTGTCTTGATGGATGTTCAACTTCCGGGCATGGATGGACTTTCTGCCATAAACATAATCAAAGGAAATTCTATGAACAAAGATATGCCGATTGTAGCCTTGACTGCTTATGCCATGAAAGGAGATAAAGAAAGGATAGAATCAGCAGGTTGTGATGGGTATCTTACCAAACCTATTAATACTAAAGAATTTGCTCAAAGTGTTGCCGGGTTTTTGAGGGGTTAAAGCCTTTTAGATAAAAGGTTATGGTTAAGAAACCGATATGGAAACTTGCGGGGCGAGGTTAAAATTATGGAAACGAGAAAATCAAAGGTTTTAGTAGTTGATGATGAAGAATTTAATCGGGATTTGCTTGAGGCTATTCTGGTCACGCAATATGAGGTCATTATGGCTTGTGATGGATATGAGGCACTGATAAAGGTTAATCAAGAGCCAATAGATATAATTTTATTAGATGTTATGATGCCAGGATTAGATGGATATGAGGTCTGCAGGCAATTGAAGGAAAAAAAGGAGACAAGTTTCATTCCGATAGTAATGGTTACTGCATTAAGGGAGAAGGAAGACAGGATAAAGGGACTTGAGGCAGGAGCAGACGATTTTTTGACCAAACCCATAGACCGGGCTGAGGTTTTAGCCAGGGTAAAATCACTGCTTCGCATTAAGCATCTAAATGATGACTTAACCGAGATTAACGCCACTTTAGAACAGAGGGTGAAAAAACAAGCAGAGGAATTGTGGCGGACTACCGCTGAAAAAGAACGACTCCAGAAAGAATTAGAGATTGCACGAAATATCCAGATGAGTTTCTTGCCGCAGATTATTCCTCAGATAGAAGGAT
It includes:
- a CDS encoding FumA C-terminus/TtdB family hydratase beta subunit; the protein is MKEINLPLNKEIVNSLKVGDEILLNGWFYTARDKAHQRLVKSLEKKEKLPIDLKDITIYYTGPTAAKSGEIIGSAGPTTSSRMDVFTPILLKNGVIGTIGKGKRSKEVISAMKEYGCIYFITIGGAGAWLSQKITQAKVIAYPDLGTEAIFQFKVKDFPVIVAIDSRGNYIYQNGSLTENSAYLSPLQKDKSEIGDISRIITVFFNQKKELALANKQLQEANQAKSQFLANMSHELRTPLNSIIGFSEVLLEETFGSLQEKQKKYLSNILTSGKHLLILINDILDLSRVEAGKIELKIEEILPKEIFNECQTLIKNMASKKGISLDFKVEGISTIKADPARFKQIMYNLLSNAIKFTPERGRVDVLAKPVDEMVQISVQDTGIGIAREDQEKIFEEFKQIDSSYAKQYAGTGLGLPLTRKLVELHGGKIWLESEHGKGSTFTFTLPERVESKQQEAEYKVQKLEDKPTILVVEDESQSRELLSIYLEKAGYQVVYAVDGEEAIRKAKEIKPSAITLDVILPGKSGFEVVKELKSLPETKEIPIIIISMIDNKELGFSLGVSDYLLKPVDKNELLLKLEKHSVMKK
- a CDS encoding response regulator, encoding MAKEKILVVDDEPLNRELAKDLLEVAGYVVFEAGDAYEAIELANKERFNLVLMDVQLPGMDGLSAINIIKGNSMNKDMPIVALTAYAMKGDKERIESAGCDGYLTKPINTKEFAQSVAGFLRG